The following coding sequences lie in one Bacteroides helcogenes P 36-108 genomic window:
- the rlmB gene encoding 23S rRNA (guanosine(2251)-2'-O)-methyltransferase RlmB codes for MVDKSEMIFGVRAVIEAIQAGKEIDKILVKKDIQSDLSKELFAALKGTLIPVQRVPVERINRMTRKNHQGVIAFVSAVTYQKTEDLTPFLFEQGKNPLFVMLDGITDVRNFGAIARTCECAAVDAVIIPAKNSVSVNADAVKTSAGALHTLPVCREQNLKETLQFLKNSGFHIVAATEKGDYDYTKADYTGPMCIIMGAEDKGVSYDNLALCDEWVKIPMLGTIESLNVSVAAGVLIYEAVKQRNN; via the coding sequence ATGGTTGATAAAAGTGAAATGATTTTCGGTGTTCGTGCCGTGATAGAAGCCATTCAGGCAGGAAAGGAAATAGACAAGATACTGGTGAAGAAGGATATCCAAAGTGACTTGTCCAAGGAGTTGTTTGCTGCCTTGAAAGGGACGTTGATTCCTGTGCAGCGTGTTCCGGTAGAACGGATCAACCGTATGACACGTAAAAATCATCAGGGGGTAATCGCCTTTGTTTCGGCGGTGACATACCAAAAGACTGAGGATCTGACGCCATTTCTTTTTGAGCAGGGAAAGAATCCCTTGTTTGTAATGTTGGATGGCATAACTGATGTCCGCAATTTCGGTGCTATTGCCCGTACTTGTGAATGTGCGGCTGTAGATGCGGTGATTATTCCTGCCAAAAACAGTGTGTCGGTCAATGCCGATGCGGTTAAGACTTCTGCAGGTGCTTTGCATACCTTGCCCGTTTGCCGGGAGCAGAACCTGAAAGAAACTTTGCAGTTTCTCAAAAACAGTGGCTTCCATATTGTAGCTGCTACGGAGAAGGGAGATTACGACTACACTAAAGCCGATTATACCGGGCCGATGTGTATCATTATGGGAGCTGAAGATAAGGGAGTGTCTTATGATAATCTGGCTTTGTGTGACGAATGGGTGAAAATTCCGATGTTGGGGACTATTGAATCACTTAATGTATCTGTTGCCGCAGGGGTTTTGATTTATGAAGCTGTGAAACAAAGAAACAACTAA
- a CDS encoding S1 family peptidase, which produces MKKMLLTLTLCLLAQWSVAQAPKWVEKAKRAVFSVVTYDQSDKILNTGNGFFITEDGIALSDYGLFKGAKRAVIMSSDGVQMPVEAIMGADDMYDVVKFRVGISGKKVPALSLSATSLAAGDEVYLLPYSTQKDRSYTAGKVKEVTAIAGEYSYYTLGMHLKDKMVSCPVMTADGQVFGLAQKSSGQDTATICYAVDANFAQKQNISALSYGNMALKGIDIKKALPDTEEQALVFLYMVSSQLSSEKYMEVLNDFISRYPNSADGYLRRASLLLSLSTDDASMDKVVADMDKALSVASKKDDTYFNRAKIIYGYRLGKPEKVYKDWTFDKALEEIKKAISIEELPVYVQMEGDILFAKQDYPAAYACYDKVNRTNLASAATFFSAAKTKEMMQSPVEEILALMDSCMARFPEPYTEEAAPYLLERAQVRMNANQARNAMLDYDAYFKAVNGNVNDVFYYYREQAALKAKQYQRALDDLAKAIELNHKDLTYRAELAVVNIRVGRNEEAINVLKAALEIDPKYAEAYRLMGIAQVQMKKKNEACASFAKAKELGDPNADALIEKHCK; this is translated from the coding sequence ATGAAAAAGATGCTTTTGACGCTTACTCTCTGTTTGTTGGCTCAGTGGAGTGTAGCTCAAGCGCCCAAGTGGGTGGAAAAAGCCAAACGTGCTGTCTTTTCAGTGGTAACATATGATCAGAGCGATAAGATACTGAATACCGGAAATGGCTTTTTTATAACCGAAGACGGGATTGCCTTATCTGACTATGGTCTGTTTAAGGGTGCAAAGCGTGCCGTTATAATGAGTTCTGATGGTGTGCAGATGCCGGTTGAAGCTATTATGGGAGCCGATGATATGTATGATGTGGTAAAGTTCCGTGTAGGAATCTCCGGGAAAAAAGTTCCTGCTCTTTCTTTATCTGCCACCTCTCTTGCAGCAGGTGATGAAGTGTATCTGTTGCCATATTCCACTCAGAAAGATCGTTCCTATACAGCAGGAAAGGTGAAAGAGGTTACCGCGATTGCTGGTGAATATTCATATTATACCCTCGGTATGCATTTGAAAGACAAGATGGTAAGTTGTCCTGTAATGACTGCGGATGGGCAGGTATTTGGTTTGGCACAGAAATCATCCGGTCAGGATACGGCTACCATTTGCTATGCGGTTGATGCTAATTTTGCTCAAAAACAAAATATCAGTGCATTGTCTTATGGAAATATGGCATTGAAAGGCATTGATATCAAGAAAGCATTGCCGGATACAGAGGAACAGGCATTGGTGTTCCTCTATATGGTTTCTTCCCAGCTTTCATCCGAGAAATATATGGAAGTTCTGAATGATTTCATATCCCGATATCCCAACAGTGCTGATGGTTATCTCCGTCGTGCTTCTCTGCTGCTGTCTCTGTCAACGGATGATGCCTCTATGGATAAGGTTGTGGCAGATATGGATAAAGCGTTGTCTGTTGCTTCCAAAAAAGACGATACTTACTTCAACCGCGCCAAAATTATTTATGGTTATCGACTGGGAAAGCCGGAAAAGGTTTATAAAGATTGGACTTTTGACAAGGCTTTGGAAGAAATAAAAAAGGCTATTTCCATTGAAGAATTACCGGTTTATGTACAAATGGAAGGTGATATATTGTTTGCCAAACAGGATTATCCGGCTGCGTATGCATGCTACGACAAGGTGAACAGAACGAACTTGGCGTCTGCGGCAACCTTTTTCAGTGCTGCCAAAACCAAAGAAATGATGCAGTCACCCGTGGAAGAAATATTGGCTTTGATGGATAGTTGCATGGCCCGTTTTCCGGAGCCCTATACGGAAGAGGCTGCTCCTTATCTGCTGGAACGCGCCCAAGTACGGATGAATGCGAATCAGGCACGTAATGCCATGCTTGATTATGATGCCTATTTCAAGGCTGTCAATGGCAACGTGAATGATGTGTTTTATTATTATCGTGAACAGGCAGCTTTGAAAGCGAAGCAGTATCAACGTGCGCTTGATGATTTAGCAAAGGCTATTGAACTGAATCATAAAGATTTGACTTACCGTGCCGAGTTGGCAGTGGTTAATATCCGTGTCGGTCGGAACGAAGAAGCTATCAATGTATTGAAAGCAGCTTTGGAGATAGATCCGAAGTATGCGGAAGCTTATCGTTTGATGGGGATTGCACAAGTTCAGATGAAAAAGAAGAATGAGGCGTGCGCCAGTTTCGCCAAGGCTAAGGAATTGGGCGATCCGAATGCTGATGCATTGATTGAAAAACATTGTAAGTAG
- a CDS encoding RidA family protein, whose translation MKKVICSPKAPGAIGPYSQAIEANGIVFVSGQLPIDAVTGAMAEGTEAQTRQSLENVKHVLEEAGVSMANVVKTTVFLEDMSLFADMNKVYATYFDGAFPARSAVAVKALPKDALVEIECIAVR comes from the coding sequence ATGAAAAAAGTAATTTGCAGCCCAAAAGCTCCGGGAGCTATAGGGCCTTATAGTCAGGCTATCGAAGCAAATGGGATAGTATTTGTTTCAGGTCAATTGCCGATTGATGCTGTTACGGGAGCAATGGCAGAAGGTACTGAAGCCCAAACCCGACAATCATTGGAGAATGTGAAACATGTTCTGGAAGAAGCGGGAGTGAGTATGGCAAACGTTGTGAAAACTACGGTTTTCCTGGAAGATATGTCACTGTTTGCCGACATGAATAAAGTGTATGCCACTTATTTTGACGGTGCTTTTCCTGCACGTTCGGCTGTTGCTGTGAAAGCACTGCCTAAAGATGCTTTAGTGGAGATTGAGTGCATTGCGGTTCGCTAA
- a CDS encoding bifunctional folylpolyglutamate synthase/dihydrofolate synthase encodes MDYQDTLTYLYNSAPMFQQVGSSAYKEGLENTLALDEHFGHPHRSFRSIHVAGTNGKGSCSHTLAAILQEAGYRVGLYTSPHLIDFRERIRVNGRPIPEEYVIHFVEKERNFFEPLHPSFFELTTAMAFRYFADEKVDVAVIEVGLGGRLDCTNIIHPDLCLITNISFDHTQFLGDTLAKIAEEKAGIIKKDIPVVIGETIPETKPVFLKKALETGAPVYFAEENDREDYPGIECELEGIYQKKNTRTILTVLPLLQEAGFRLDEQSVRSGFAHVTELTGLMGRWQKLQDAPTLICDTGHNVGGITYIVKQLKQQTYRRLHIVIGMVNDKDIRGVLALLPQEATYYFTKASVKRALPESELKELASTAGLQGSCYPDVPSAVRAAQKKSLPEDFIFVGGSNFIVADLLANRNALNLH; translated from the coding sequence ATGGATTATCAGGACACTTTAACTTACTTATATAACAGCGCACCCATGTTCCAGCAAGTAGGCAGTTCGGCATATAAAGAAGGGCTGGAAAACACGTTAGCCTTGGATGAACACTTCGGGCATCCGCACCGGTCATTCCGCAGCATACACGTAGCCGGCACAAACGGAAAGGGGTCTTGCTCCCATACTCTTGCCGCCATATTGCAGGAAGCAGGCTATCGAGTCGGACTATATACTTCCCCACACCTGATAGATTTCCGTGAACGCATCCGCGTGAACGGCCGGCCTATACCAGAAGAATATGTCATTCATTTTGTGGAGAAAGAGCGCAATTTCTTCGAACCACTGCATCCCTCCTTCTTCGAACTGACCACTGCTATGGCATTCCGCTACTTTGCCGATGAAAAAGTAGATGTAGCTGTGATTGAGGTCGGCTTGGGAGGACGGTTGGATTGCACCAACATCATCCATCCGGACTTATGCCTCATAACTAATATAAGTTTTGACCACACTCAGTTTCTGGGGGATACATTAGCCAAAATAGCGGAAGAGAAAGCAGGCATAATAAAGAAAGATATCCCCGTTGTCATCGGAGAAACCATTCCTGAAACCAAACCCGTTTTTCTGAAAAAAGCATTGGAAACAGGAGCACCCGTCTATTTTGCGGAAGAAAATGACCGAGAGGATTATCCCGGAATAGAATGTGAACTGGAAGGAATCTATCAGAAAAAAAACACCCGCACTATCCTCACCGTTCTCCCGCTTTTGCAAGAAGCCGGATTTCGCTTGGACGAACAGTCCGTGCGCAGTGGCTTTGCCCATGTCACCGAATTGACGGGGCTGATGGGACGCTGGCAGAAATTACAGGATGCTCCTACCCTGATCTGTGACACCGGGCACAATGTAGGGGGCATCACTTACATTGTCAAACAACTTAAACAGCAAACATACCGCCGGCTGCATATTGTAATAGGCATGGTAAACGATAAGGATATCCGGGGGGTACTGGCATTACTGCCTCAAGAGGCTACTTACTATTTTACCAAAGCCAGCGTAAAGCGTGCATTGCCTGAAAGCGAATTAAAGGAACTTGCCTCCACTGCCGGCCTCCAAGGCTCTTGTTATCCTGATGTACCCAGTGCCGTGAGGGCCGCACAGAAAAAAAGCCTCCCGGAAGATTTCATCTTCGTAGGAGGCAGCAATTTCATTGTGGCGGATTTATTAGCGAACCGCAATGCACTCAATCTCCACTAA
- a CDS encoding PhoH family protein, which produces MGAKKNFVIDTNVILHDYKCLKNFQENDIYLPIVVLEELDKFKKGNEQINFNAREFVRELDLITDDDLFTKGAPLGEGLGRLFVVAGKIDSKRVQDSFPERIPDHQILSVADWLTEKQPKVKSILVTKDVNLRMKARSIGLLCEDYINDKVLNVDIFEKSNEIFEGIDPALIDRIYSSKEGLDISEFDFKDVIHPNDCFVLKSDRSSVLARYNPFTHSVCRVNKTKNYGIEPRNAEQSFAFEVLNDPNIKLVALTGKAGTGKTLLALAAALGKLTDYKQILLARPIVALSNKDLGFLPGDANEKVAPYMQPLFDNLNVIKHQFASNSSEVKRLEDMQKSEQLVIEALAFIRGRSLSETYCIIDEAQNLTPHEIKTVITRAGEGTKMVFTGDIQQIDQPYLDSQSNGLVYMIDRMRDQSLFAHVNLVKGERSQLSELASNLM; this is translated from the coding sequence ATGGGAGCTAAGAAAAACTTTGTGATTGATACGAATGTAATCCTTCACGATTATAAATGTTTGAAGAATTTTCAAGAGAATGACATCTATCTTCCCATTGTGGTTCTTGAGGAATTGGATAAATTCAAGAAAGGCAATGAACAAATTAATTTTAATGCCCGTGAGTTTGTCCGTGAACTTGACTTAATTACCGATGACGATCTTTTCACAAAGGGTGCACCGTTGGGTGAAGGTTTGGGGCGTTTGTTTGTGGTAGCCGGTAAAATTGATTCTAAGCGGGTGCAAGATTCTTTTCCCGAACGTATCCCTGATCACCAGATTTTATCGGTTGCAGATTGGCTGACTGAAAAGCAACCGAAGGTGAAATCCATTCTTGTCACGAAGGACGTTAACCTGCGCATGAAAGCACGTTCTATCGGCTTGTTGTGTGAAGATTACATCAACGACAAAGTGCTGAACGTAGATATATTCGAAAAATCAAATGAGATATTTGAAGGAATTGATCCTGCTCTGATAGACCGTATTTATTCTTCAAAAGAGGGCTTGGATATCAGTGAATTCGATTTCAAGGATGTTATCCATCCCAATGATTGCTTTGTTTTGAAAAGTGACCGGAGCAGTGTGCTCGCGCGTTATAATCCTTTCACGCATTCTGTCTGCCGGGTAAATAAGACTAAAAATTATGGCATTGAACCGCGTAATGCCGAACAAAGCTTTGCGTTCGAGGTATTAAACGATCCTAACATCAAACTGGTTGCTTTGACCGGTAAGGCTGGAACCGGTAAAACACTGCTGGCATTGGCTGCTGCATTGGGCAAACTGACCGACTATAAACAGATTTTGCTGGCACGTCCTATCGTGGCTCTCTCCAATAAGGATTTGGGCTTCCTTCCCGGTGATGCGAATGAAAAGGTGGCTCCCTACATGCAGCCTTTGTTTGATAATCTGAATGTAATCAAGCATCAGTTTGCTTCCAATTCCAGTGAAGTGAAACGCCTTGAGGACATGCAGAAAAGTGAACAGTTGGTAATCGAGGCTCTGGCTTTTATTCGCGGGCGTAGCTTGAGTGAGACATATTGTATTATCGATGAGGCTCAGAATTTGACTCCTCATGAAATAAAGACGGTTATTACCCGTGCGGGAGAGGGCACGAAAATGGTATTTACCGGTGATATCCAGCAGATAGACCAGCCTTATTTGGATAGCCAGTCCAACGGGCTTGTTTATATGATAGATCGTATGCGTGACCAAAGTTTGTTTGCCCATGTCAACTTGGTTAAAGGCGAACGCAGCCAGTTAAGTGAATTGGCAAGCAATTTGATGTAG
- the recN gene encoding DNA repair protein RecN, which yields MLRSLYIQNYALIEKLDIKFGSGFSVITGETGAGKSIILGAIGLLLGQRADVKSIRTGASKCIIEARFDISAYGMQPFFEENELEYDDECILRREVYASGKSRAFINDTPASLAQMKELGELLIDVHSQHQNLLLNKEGFQLNVLDILSHNEDNLASYRTIYQEWRQASHDLEHLIACAKQDKADEDYIRFQLEQLEDARLSAGEQEELEQEAETLSHAEEIKAGLYRAGQTLYADEGGLLSELKDCLNTMLGLQSVFPVAGELAERLESAYIELKDISQEISGKEEGVEFNPVRLKEVNGRLNLIYTLQQKHRVSTVDELLALENEYSEKLSAITSSEENIEELKVRCETLYNAVKKQADVLTKARTAAAREVEKQMASRLMPLGMPNVRFLVEMGVRKEPGIHGTDTVNFLFSANKNGTLQSISSVASGGEIARVMLSVKAMIAGAVKLPTIVFDEIDTGVSGEIADRMADIMQEMGESNRQVISITHLPQIAARGCAHYKVYKQDNETETNSHIRCLTDDERIEEIAHMLSGSTLTEAALNNAKALLGR from the coding sequence ATGTTGCGTTCACTTTATATACAGAATTATGCGCTGATTGAGAAACTTGACATCAAGTTTGGTAGTGGTTTCTCCGTGATAACAGGTGAGACAGGCGCTGGAAAATCTATTATTCTGGGGGCAATAGGCTTGCTGCTCGGACAGCGTGCTGACGTGAAGTCTATACGTACAGGAGCGTCAAAATGTATTATTGAGGCTCGTTTTGACATATCCGCTTACGGCATGCAGCCTTTTTTTGAAGAAAATGAGCTTGAATATGATGACGAATGCATCCTACGCCGTGAAGTGTATGCTTCCGGCAAAAGCCGGGCATTTATTAATGATACTCCTGCTTCATTGGCTCAAATGAAAGAATTGGGCGAATTATTGATCGACGTACATTCCCAGCATCAAAATTTACTATTGAATAAGGAAGGTTTCCAGCTCAATGTACTGGATATCCTGTCACACAATGAAGATAATCTGGCATCGTATCGGACAATTTATCAGGAATGGAGGCAGGCATCGCATGATTTGGAACACCTCATAGCCTGTGCGAAACAGGATAAAGCTGATGAAGATTATATCCGCTTCCAATTGGAGCAATTGGAAGATGCCCGTTTGTCGGCAGGCGAACAGGAAGAACTGGAGCAGGAAGCGGAGACTTTGAGTCATGCGGAGGAAATCAAAGCGGGGCTGTATCGTGCCGGACAGACTTTGTATGCGGATGAAGGTGGTTTGCTTTCCGAACTCAAAGATTGTCTGAATACCATGCTTGGATTGCAGAGTGTCTTTCCTGTTGCCGGTGAGCTTGCCGAACGTCTGGAAAGTGCTTATATAGAACTGAAAGATATTTCGCAGGAGATTTCCGGGAAAGAAGAGGGAGTGGAGTTTAACCCTGTTCGTTTGAAAGAAGTGAACGGGCGCTTGAATTTAATTTACACACTTCAGCAAAAGCATCGTGTCTCTACGGTTGACGAGCTTTTGGCGCTTGAGAATGAGTATTCTGAAAAGCTTTCGGCTATAACTTCATCGGAAGAGAATATTGAAGAATTGAAGGTGCGTTGTGAAACCTTATATAATGCTGTGAAAAAGCAGGCCGATGTACTTACGAAGGCGCGTACTGCGGCAGCGCGTGAGGTGGAGAAGCAGATGGCCTCACGCCTGATGCCGCTTGGTATGCCCAATGTGCGTTTTCTGGTGGAAATGGGAGTTCGTAAGGAGCCGGGCATACATGGTACTGATACGGTCAACTTCCTGTTTTCCGCTAATAAAAACGGAACTTTACAAAGCATATCCTCAGTAGCTTCCGGTGGTGAAATTGCCCGTGTCATGCTGTCTGTCAAGGCAATGATAGCAGGTGCAGTGAAGCTTCCCACCATTGTGTTCGATGAAATAGATACCGGAGTTTCCGGTGAGATAGCGGACCGGATGGCTGATATCATGCAGGAGATGGGGGAGAGCAACCGTCAAGTTATCAGTATCACTCATTTACCTCAGATCGCAGCTCGCGGATGTGCTCATTATAAGGTTTATAAACAAGATAATGAAACAGAGACGAATAGCCATATCCGTTGTTTGACAGATGATGAAAGGATAGAGGAGATAGCGCATATGCTGAGTGGATCTACCTTGACTGAGGCGGCTTTGAACAATGCAAAAGCATTGCTTGGGAGATGA
- the coaBC gene encoding bifunctional phosphopantothenoylcysteine decarboxylase/phosphopantothenate--cysteine ligase CoaBC yields the protein MANILKGKKIILGITGSIAAYKACHIIRGLIKRDAEVQVVITPAGKEFITPITLSALTGKPVISEFFAQRDGTWNSHVDLGLWADAMLIAPATASSIGKMANGIADNMLITTYLSAKAPVFIAPAMDLDMYAHPSTQKNLEILRSYGNHVIEPGAGELASHLIGKGRMEEPEKIILHLEQYFAFKEGDLVGKTIMITTGPTYEKIDPVRFIGNYSSGKMGFALADECAGRGAKVILVTGPVQQTTHFPMYRYHEVESARQMYDVAYALFKEADAAILSAAVADYTPEEVADEKIKREKTGGMTLRLKPTQDIAAALGKLKDATEKRKILAGFALETNDERHNAESKLNRKNLDFIVLNSLNDEGAGFRCDTNKICIIDREGTTDYPLKSKVEVAKDIVDRLVKILSIVN from the coding sequence ATGGCGAATATTCTGAAAGGGAAAAAAATAATATTAGGCATTACTGGAAGCATCGCTGCTTATAAGGCATGCCATATCATCCGTGGCTTGATAAAACGGGACGCCGAAGTACAGGTGGTCATAACTCCTGCCGGTAAAGAATTTATTACTCCCATCACTTTGTCTGCATTGACAGGAAAACCGGTCATCAGTGAGTTCTTTGCACAGCGTGACGGAACATGGAACAGCCATGTTGATTTGGGATTGTGGGCTGATGCCATGCTGATAGCTCCGGCTACAGCTTCTTCTATTGGCAAGATGGCAAATGGAATAGCTGACAATATGCTGATAACCACTTATCTTTCGGCAAAAGCCCCTGTGTTTATAGCTCCTGCTATGGACTTGGATATGTATGCCCATCCTTCTACCCAAAAGAATCTTGAGATTTTGCGTTCTTACGGCAATCATGTTATAGAACCTGGTGCGGGAGAGCTTGCCAGTCATCTGATAGGCAAGGGACGCATGGAGGAACCGGAAAAGATCATTCTTCATCTGGAACAATATTTTGCTTTCAAGGAGGGTGACTTAGTTGGCAAAACCATTATGATAACGACAGGACCTACTTACGAGAAGATAGATCCGGTGCGTTTTATCGGTAACTATTCTTCAGGAAAGATGGGATTTGCACTTGCCGATGAATGTGCCGGTCGGGGAGCTAAGGTAATATTGGTTACGGGACCGGTACAGCAAACTACACATTTTCCTATGTACCGATATCATGAGGTGGAATCGGCCCGGCAGATGTATGATGTCGCCTATGCACTCTTTAAAGAGGCAGATGCTGCAATCTTGTCCGCTGCAGTTGCCGATTATACTCCGGAGGAAGTAGCAGATGAGAAAATCAAACGGGAAAAGACAGGAGGCATGACTTTGCGGTTGAAACCTACGCAGGATATTGCTGCCGCTTTGGGGAAATTGAAGGACGCTACGGAAAAGCGGAAAATATTGGCGGGCTTTGCTCTTGAAACCAATGATGAACGGCATAATGCAGAGAGTAAACTTAATCGGAAGAACCTGGATTTCATTGTGCTGAATTCCTTGAATGATGAAGGGGCCGGCTTTCGTTGTGATACGAACAAAATCTGTATTATCGACCGGGAGGGAACGACTGATTATCCGTTGAAGTCCAAGGTTGAAGTTGCCAAAGACATTGTAGATCGTCTGGTAAAGATATTATCAATTGTCAATTAG
- a CDS encoding 3'-5' exonuclease encodes MKLNLKNPIVFFDLETTGTNINSDRIVEICYLKVYPNGNEEAKTMRINPEMHIPAEASAVHGIYDEDVAKCPTFKEVARNIANDIEGSDLAGFNSNRFDIPVLAEEFLRAGVDIDMSRRKFVDVQVIFHKMEQRTLSAAYKFYCGKNLEDAHTAEADTRATYEVLMAQLDRYEDLQNDVAFLADYSSFNKNVDFAGRMVYDEHGVEIFNFGKYKGMSVSEVLKRDPGYYSWILNSDFTLNTKAMLTKIRLREMTQK; translated from the coding sequence ATGAAACTAAATTTGAAAAATCCGATTGTTTTCTTCGATTTGGAGACAACCGGTACAAATATCAATTCGGATAGAATTGTCGAAATCTGTTATTTGAAGGTTTATCCTAACGGAAATGAAGAAGCGAAAACAATGCGTATCAATCCTGAAATGCATATTCCTGCCGAGGCTTCGGCTGTTCACGGCATTTACGATGAAGATGTGGCAAAATGCCCTACTTTTAAGGAGGTTGCTCGTAACATAGCCAATGATATTGAAGGAAGTGATCTTGCTGGCTTTAACTCCAACCGTTTTGATATACCTGTTCTGGCGGAAGAATTCCTGCGCGCTGGAGTGGATATTGATATGAGTCGTCGTAAATTCGTGGATGTACAAGTTATTTTTCACAAGATGGAACAGCGTACTTTGTCCGCAGCTTATAAATTCTATTGCGGTAAGAATCTGGAAGATGCACATACAGCCGAGGCTGACACCCGTGCTACGTACGAGGTGCTGATGGCTCAGTTGGATCGTTATGAAGATTTGCAGAATGATGTCGCTTTTCTTGCCGATTATTCCAGCTTCAACAAAAATGTGGACTTTGCAGGGCGCATGGTTTATGATGAGCATGGAGTGGAGATTTTTAATTTCGGCAAGTATAAAGGCATGTCTGTCTCGGAAGTGCTGAAGCGTGATCCGGGTTATTATAGCTGGATTTTGAACAGTGATTTTACCTTGAATACCAAGGCTATGCTGACAAAGATACGCCTGCGTGAAATGACTCAGAAATAG
- the dnaN gene encoding DNA polymerase III subunit beta: MKFIVSSTALSSHLQAISRVINSKNALPILDCFLFELQDGTLTVTVSDSETTMVTTVEVNESDMDGRFAVIAKTLLDALKEIPEQPLTFEINTDSLEITVQYQNGKYSLVGQNADEFPQSAMLGDNAVRVEMDAQVLLGGINRAVFATADDELRPVMNGIYFDITTEDITMVASDGHKLVRCKTLAAKGNERAAFILPKKPASLMKNLLPKEQGNVVIEFDERNAVFTLESYRMVCRLIEGRYPNYNSVIPQNNPYKVTVDRQQLIGALRRVSIFSSQASSLIKLRMQENLIVISAQDIDFSTSAEENLVCQYAGNPMSIGFKSTFLIDILNNISADEVIIELADPSRAGVIIPVEQEENEDLLMLLMPMMLND, encoded by the coding sequence ATGAAATTTATCGTTTCAAGCACTGCGCTCTCAAGCCATTTGCAGGCTATCAGTCGAGTGATTAATTCGAAAAATGCGCTGCCTATTTTGGATTGTTTCCTTTTTGAACTGCAAGACGGAACTTTAACTGTAACTGTGTCTGACAGTGAAACGACTATGGTTACTACCGTTGAAGTAAATGAAAGTGATATGGACGGACGTTTTGCTGTGATTGCCAAAACTTTGTTGGACGCATTGAAAGAAATTCCGGAACAACCGCTGACATTTGAGATTAATACGGATTCTTTGGAGATTACGGTACAGTATCAGAACGGTAAATACAGTCTGGTGGGGCAGAACGCAGATGAGTTTCCCCAGTCGGCTATGTTGGGCGATAATGCTGTGCGGGTGGAAATGGATGCGCAGGTATTACTTGGTGGCATTAACCGTGCTGTGTTTGCGACAGCCGATGATGAGCTTCGTCCTGTAATGAACGGTATCTATTTTGACATCACAACCGAAGATATTACGATGGTCGCATCCGACGGTCATAAGCTGGTACGTTGCAAGACGTTGGCTGCAAAAGGCAATGAACGCGCTGCATTTATTCTGCCCAAAAAACCGGCTTCTCTGATGAAAAATTTGTTGCCAAAGGAACAAGGCAATGTTGTCATCGAGTTTGATGAGCGTAACGCGGTGTTTACTTTGGAGAGTTACCGTATGGTATGCCGCCTGATCGAAGGGCGTTATCCGAATTATAACTCAGTAATTCCGCAGAATAATCCGTATAAGGTTACTGTAGATCGCCAACAGTTGATCGGTGCATTGCGCCGTGTTTCCATATTTTCATCACAGGCAAGCAGCCTTATCAAGTTGCGTATGCAGGAGAATCTTATTGTAATTTCTGCTCAGGATATAGATTTCTCCACTTCTGCGGAAGAAAATCTGGTTTGCCAATATGCCGGTAATCCGATGAGCATTGGTTTTAAATCTACTTTTCTGATTGACATTCTGAATAATATTTCTGCTGATGAGGTGATTATTGAGTTGGCTGATCCATCTCGTGCCGGTGTCATCATTCCAGTAGAGCAGGAAGAAAATGAAGATTTACTGATGTTGCTGATGCCGATGATGCTGAATGACTGA